A single Phoenix dactylifera cultivar Barhee BC4 chromosome 1, palm_55x_up_171113_PBpolish2nd_filt_p, whole genome shotgun sequence DNA region contains:
- the LOC103719504 gene encoding uncharacterized protein LOC103719504 yields the protein MEEPVDFQDWELLQTSEVAAAAENLKHLGELEADSDDGGAIKSDYFALDSDARYPKRAALAGGDSQEEEGLADSDNPSWVDPESDSQYLGRPKGVLGLAGIGLPRRDLGGFWSDESSDGQRSQLVSEKGDLGHAGDSRFELDFEGIEDGHQNSDNNDASCGGIGETGGGETGKKEPGKMDSDASVEMVDKRVPSETVSVSGGEKRVMVWWKLPLELLKFCVFRVKPVWSISIAAVVLGFLMLGRRLYKMKHKSRSIPLKVSIDDKKATQFKIHAARINEAFSVVRRVPIMRASLSAGGVTPWPVAGFQ from the exons ATGGAAGAGCCCGTCGATTTCCAGGACTGGGAGCTCCTCCAGACTTCCGAGGTGGCCGCCGCCGCCGAAAATTTGAAGCATTTGGGGGAGTTGGAGGCCGACTCCGACGACGGCGGGGCCATCAAGTCCGACTACTTCGCGCTGGACTCCGACGCTAGGTACCCCAAAAGAGCCGCCTTGGCAGGAGGGGACAGCCAGGAGGAAGAGGGCCTCGCCGACTCCGATAACCCTAGCTGGGTCGACCCGGAATCCGACTCCCAGTACCTCGGCCGGCCCAAGGGGGTGCTGGGACTCGCCGGGATCGGATTACCCCGCAGGGATTTGGGCGGGTTTTGGTCGGATGAGTCCTCAGATGGCCAAAGGTCCCAGCTTGTTAGCGAAAAGGGGGATCTTGGCCATGCGGGGGATTCCAGGTTTGAATTGGATTTCGAAGGGATCGAGGATGGGCATCAGAATTCCGATAACAATGATGCGAGCTGTGGAGGGATTGGGGAGACTGGCGGAGGTGAGACGGGGAAGAAGGAGCCTGGTAAAATGGACTCTGATGCATCGGTGGAAATGGTGGACAAGAGAGTTCCTTCAGAAACTGTCTCGGTTAGTGGAGGAGAGAAGAGGGTGATGGTGTGGTGGAAGCTGCCGCTGGAGCTCCTAAAGTTCTGTGTTTTTAGGGTGAAGCCGGTTTGGTCCATCTCCATAGCTGCTGTGGTTTTGGGGTTTCTGATGCTGGGAAGGAGATTGTATAAGATGAAGCATAAGAGCAGAAGCATTCCACTCAAGGTCAGCATCGATGACAAG AAGGCAACCCAGTTCAAGATCCATGCTGCACGtatcaatgaagcattctcagTGGTGAGGCGTGTTCCCATCATGAGAGCTTCACTCTCAGCTGGTGGTGTGACCCCATGGCCTGTGGCAGGCTTTCAATGA
- the LOC103719484 gene encoding probable protein phosphatase 2C 74, whose amino-acid sequence MADEVDLLRPLVSTLVDFIQVPRKNVFVALSSSSPSYPPLSWERFFVEPPALPPSKKPRDEASLYTSEGYERENSKLWRQGSISRGEGFQVENLGSYYAVTPPSSLQDGDAKVAIFMNEECKRGLESLSISMVDETKMSRKVRKRPARIIIPESCVSMCFGEVGKGKDLVEKEIEVEGAEYCLASRKGSRSVMEDGYGAITNINGDSKQAFFGVFDGHGGRAAVDFVTEKLGNNILAALSQLKEKENQLELAIRAGYLTTDSQLLSQGVSSGACVATVLLKGGELHVANAGDCRIVMSRKGAANVLTRDHRPGREDERVRIESSGGYVSCHNGVWRVQDSLAISRAIGDISMKEWIISEPEIKRLHLMSDCEFLIIASDGLWDKVTNQEAVDVVMRHKNSIKSCKDLVDISSSRGCRDDITVMVVDLQRFL is encoded by the exons ATGGCTGACGAGGTTGATCTCCTGCGGCCTCTCGTTTCCACCCTCGTAGACTTCATCCAAGTTCCTAGAAAGAACGTATTCGTGGCTCTGAGCTCCAGTTCTCCTTCATATCCTCCTCTTTCATGGGAGAGGTTCTTCGTCGAGCCACCTGCTTTACCTCCGTCAAAGAAGCCGAGAGATGAGGCATCCTTGTACACTTCAGAAGGATACGAGCGAGAGAATTCAAAGCTATGGAGGCAGGGATCGATCTccagaggtgaaggctttcaagTGGAGAATTTGGGTAGCTACTATGCAGTGACGCCACCTTCTAGTCTCCAAGATGGTGATGCTAAGGTTGCTATTTTCATGAATGAGGAATGTAAGAGAGGATTGGAGTCTTTGTCAATAAGCATGGTGGATGAAACTAAGATGTCACGCAAGGTGAGAAAGAGGCCAGCAAGGATAATCATACCGGAGTCTTGCGTGAGTATGTGTTTTGGTGAGGTGGGTAAGGGGAAGGACTTGGTTGAGAAGGAGATCGAGGTTGAAGGTGCTGAGTATTGCTTGGCAAGCAGGAAAGGAAGCAGGTCTGTGATGGAAGATGGCTATGGGGCCATAACCAACATCAATGGAGACTCAAAACAG GCTTTTTTTGGTGTGTTTGATGGGCATGGAGGCCGTGCGGCTGTGGACTTTGTCACagagaagctagggaacaataTTCTAGCAGCTCTCTCTCAgctaaaggagaaagaaaaccaATTAGAACTTGCAATCAGAGCAGGCTACCTGACCACAGATAGCCAGTTACTTAGTCAG GGTGTGAGTAGTGGAGCATGTGTAGCTACTGTTCTATTGAAGGGTGGGGAGCTACATGTAGCAAATGCAGGTGATTGTAGAATAGTCATGAGTAGAAAGGGTGCTGCTAATGTCCTAACAAGAGACCATCGTCCTGGAAGAGAAGATGAACGAGTTCGGATTGAGAGCTCG GGGGGCTATGTCAGTTGCCACAACGGTGTGTGGAGAGTGCAGGACTCCCTGGCCATATCGAGAGCAATTGGTGATATAAGCATGAAAGAATGGATAATTTCTGAACCTGAGATTAAAAGGCTCCATCTTATGTCGGATTGTGAGTTTCTGATAATAGCTTCTGATGGACTGTGGGACAAG GTTACTAATCAGGAGGCAGTGGATGTTGTCATGAGACACAAAAACTCCATAAAATCTTGCAAAGACCTTGTGGACATCTCTTCTAGTAGAGGCTGCAGGGATGATATAACAGTCATGGTGGTGGACCTTCAAAGATTTCTGTAG